The bacterium genome window below encodes:
- a CDS encoding DUF4158 domain-containing protein, whose product MPVDFLSDEQKNRYGRFAGDPCPMQLARCFHLDDADRALIDQRRREHNRLGFAVQLGTVRFLGTFLHTGDVPKIVVDYVARQLDIRPSLLRHYAERPITQHEHADLIREVCGYQSFNTQPGHFRLVRWLFARSWVSSERPSLLFDAATSWLVERKILLPGVTTLSRLIARVRDRAAARAFRILGGAPTMAQRGQLEQLLTIPKGDRHSHLDRLRQGPRRVSGPAWLAP is encoded by the coding sequence TTGCCGGTCGATTTCCTGAGCGACGAGCAGAAGAACCGATACGGGAGGTTCGCCGGCGACCCCTGCCCAATGCAGCTCGCCCGCTGCTTCCACCTCGACGACGCGGATCGTGCGCTCATCGACCAACGCCGGCGAGAGCACAATCGGCTCGGCTTCGCCGTTCAGCTGGGCACGGTCCGATTCCTCGGCACTTTCCTCCACACAGGCGACGTCCCGAAGATCGTCGTCGACTACGTCGCCCGGCAGCTCGACATCCGACCCTCGCTCCTCAGGCACTACGCAGAGCGCCCAATCACCCAGCACGAGCACGCCGACCTGATCCGCGAAGTCTGCGGTTACCAGAGCTTCAACACCCAACCAGGGCACTTCCGCCTCGTGCGCTGGCTCTTTGCCCGCTCGTGGGTTAGCTCGGAACGTCCGAGCCTGCTCTTCGACGCCGCGACGAGCTGGCTGGTGGAGCGCAAAATCCTCCTGCCAGGCGTGACGACGCTCTCGCGACTCATCGCCCGGGTCCGAGACCGGGCAGCCGCGAGAGCCTTCAGGATTCTCGGAGGCGCGCCGACCATGGCGCAGCGGGGGCAGCTCGAGCAGCTCCTAACAATTCCAAAGGGTGATCGCCACAGCCATCTCGACCGATTGCGCCAGGGGCCAAGGCGCGTCAGTGGACCGGCCTGGTTGGCGCCTTGA
- a CDS encoding recombinase family protein produces the protein MLIGYARISKADGSQRLDLQTDSLREAGVEAAAVYEDQASGQRDDRPGLAACLKAARPGDVIVVWKLDRLGRNLRHLVNLVQELQDRNVGLRVLAGQGASIDTTTASGKLVFAIFAALAEFERELIRERTVAGLASARARGRKGGRRPALSKAQVRVAQAAMANRDTKVSELCQELGITKATLYRYVAPDGSLRERGERILEKR, from the coding sequence GTGCTGATCGGCTACGCGCGGATCTCGAAGGCGGACGGCTCCCAGAGGCTCGACCTGCAAACGGATTCTCTGCGCGAGGCCGGAGTCGAGGCCGCCGCGGTTTACGAGGATCAGGCGTCCGGCCAGCGAGACGACCGTCCGGGCCTCGCCGCTTGCCTCAAGGCAGCGCGGCCAGGAGACGTGATCGTCGTCTGGAAGCTCGATCGCCTCGGCCGGAACCTCCGTCACCTCGTCAACTTGGTCCAGGAGCTCCAGGACAGGAACGTCGGCCTCCGGGTCCTGGCTGGACAAGGGGCCAGCATTGACACCACGACGGCGAGCGGCAAGCTGGTGTTCGCGATCTTCGCGGCACTGGCGGAGTTCGAGAGAGAGCTGATTCGCGAGCGAACCGTCGCCGGCTTAGCGTCGGCTCGCGCCCGAGGGCGGAAAGGAGGTCGGCGTCCTGCGCTGAGCAAGGCTCAGGTGCGCGTCGCACAGGCCGCGATGGCCAATCGCGACACCAAAGTCAGCGAGCTATGTCAGGAGCTCGGCATCACCAAGGCGACCCTCTACCGCTACGTCGCGCCCGATGGCTCTCTGCGTGAGCGAGGGGAGCGGATCCTGGAGAAAAGATGA